In Paralcaligenes sp. KSB-10, the following are encoded in one genomic region:
- the pheS gene encoding phenylalanine--tRNA ligase subunit alpha, whose product MTPPLDDLIVQAKERFAEATDAAALENAKAKFLGKQGALTALLKGLAQLDPEQKRAEGARINQLKQQIEELLNQRRSAMAQADLDKRLASETIDVSLPGRGRGIGGIHPVIQTWQRVEAIFSSIGFDVADGPEIENDWTNFTALNNPENHPARSMQDTFYVDMQDEHGLPLLLRTHTSPMQVRYARMHKPPIKVIAPGRTYRVDSDATHSPMFHQVEGLWIAEDISFADLKGVYTDFLRAFFETDDLSVRFRPSFFPFTEPSAEIDMMFTSGPNQGRWLEISGSGQVHPEVVRNFGLDPERYIGFAFGSGLERLTMLRYGVNDLRQFFEGDLRFLRQFNR is encoded by the coding sequence ATGACTCCTCCGCTTGATGACCTGATCGTTCAGGCAAAAGAACGATTTGCCGAAGCCACCGATGCCGCGGCACTCGAGAATGCAAAAGCCAAGTTTCTGGGCAAGCAGGGTGCCTTGACGGCGCTGCTCAAAGGCCTGGCGCAGCTCGATCCCGAACAGAAGCGCGCCGAAGGCGCACGCATCAACCAGCTCAAGCAACAGATCGAGGAATTGCTGAACCAGCGGCGCAGTGCCATGGCGCAAGCCGATCTCGACAAACGTCTGGCTTCCGAGACCATCGATGTGTCCCTGCCAGGGCGTGGTCGCGGGATTGGCGGCATTCACCCTGTCATTCAAACATGGCAGCGGGTCGAGGCGATTTTCAGCTCGATCGGGTTCGATGTGGCCGATGGCCCTGAAATCGAAAACGACTGGACCAATTTCACCGCGCTGAACAATCCGGAAAACCATCCCGCGCGATCGATGCAGGACACGTTTTACGTCGATATGCAGGACGAGCATGGTTTGCCGCTGTTGCTGCGTACGCACACCAGCCCCATGCAGGTGCGCTATGCGCGCATGCACAAGCCTCCCATCAAGGTGATAGCGCCGGGACGCACCTATCGCGTCGACAGCGATGCGACTCACTCGCCCATGTTTCATCAGGTCGAGGGCTTGTGGATAGCTGAAGATATTTCCTTTGCCGACTTGAAGGGCGTCTACACCGACTTCCTGCGGGCGTTTTTTGAAACCGATGATCTGTCGGTGCGTTTTCGTCCTTCGTTCTTTCCGTTTACCGAACCCTCGGCCGAGATCGACATGATGTTCACGTCAGGCCCGAACCAGGGCCGCTGGCTTGAAATATCGGGCTCTGGCCAGGTTCACCCGGAAGTGGTGCGCAATTTCGGGCTGGATCCCGAACGTTATATAGGTTTTGCTTTTGGCTCTGGGCTGGAGCGTCTGACCATGCTGCGCTACGGCGTCAATGACCTGCGCCAGTTCTTTGAAGGCGACCTGCGTTTCCTGCGCCAGTTCAATCGCTAG
- a CDS encoding TauD/TfdA family dioxygenase — protein sequence MKIRKIAGALGAEISNIDLSAGLGPAQAGDIRQALLDHQVIFLREQDLTPQQFLDFARAMGEPVEYPFVRGIEGFPQIIEVKKLENEKVNFGGVWHSDTTYLEVPPMGSMLLSREVPPYGGDTLFANQQLAYETLSDTMKGLLDGLIGISTSAKADVSRTREDRIRTDGKNDIRQDYIAEHPIVRTHPETGRKSLYVNIAHTAGIKGMTDEESTPILQFLFQHQIRPEFTCRFVWTRHAIAFWDNRCAMHNPVNDYHGFRRSMLRITLKGDRPR from the coding sequence ATGAAAATACGGAAAATAGCGGGCGCATTGGGCGCCGAGATTTCGAACATCGATCTATCCGCCGGACTTGGGCCCGCGCAGGCAGGGGATATCCGGCAGGCGCTGCTGGATCACCAGGTTATTTTCCTGCGTGAGCAGGATCTCACGCCGCAGCAATTTCTGGATTTTGCGCGGGCGATGGGAGAACCAGTCGAATATCCGTTCGTCAGGGGAATAGAAGGTTTTCCGCAAATCATCGAAGTCAAAAAGCTTGAAAACGAAAAGGTGAATTTCGGCGGGGTCTGGCACTCGGACACTACTTATCTCGAAGTGCCTCCCATGGGTTCGATGCTGCTGTCGCGCGAAGTGCCGCCCTACGGTGGCGACACGCTTTTCGCCAATCAGCAGCTTGCTTATGAGACCTTGTCCGACACCATGAAGGGCCTGCTCGATGGCCTCATCGGCATCAGCACATCGGCCAAAGCCGATGTCTCGCGTACGCGTGAGGACCGTATCAGAACGGACGGCAAGAACGACATTCGCCAAGACTATATAGCCGAGCATCCCATTGTTCGTACACATCCCGAAACCGGACGCAAAAGCCTTTATGTGAACATTGCGCACACGGCGGGCATCAAAGGCATGACCGACGAGGAATCCACCCCCATACTCCAGTTTTTGTTCCAGCACCAGATCCGGCCGGAATTCACCTGCCGTTTTGTGTGGACGCGGCATGCTATCGCGTTCTGGGACAATCGCTGCGCCATGCATAATCCGGTCAATGACTATCACGGCTTTCGACGCTCCATGCTCCGGATCACGCTCAAGGGCGACCGGCCGCGCTGA
- the rpmI gene encoding 50S ribosomal protein L35, which yields MPKMKTKRGAAKRFKVRASGSIKRGQAFKRHILTKKTTKSKRQLRGSAAVHKTNVASVKAMMPFA from the coding sequence ATGCCCAAGATGAAAACGAAACGGGGCGCCGCGAAGCGCTTCAAGGTTCGTGCTAGCGGATCCATCAAGCGGGGTCAGGCGTTCAAGCGTCACATCCTTACCAAGAAAACGACCAAGAGCAAGCGCCAGTTGCGCGGCTCGGCCGCAGTGCACAAAACCAATGTTGCCTCGGTCAAGGCAATGATGCCTTTCGCTTGA
- a CDS encoding CaiB/BaiF CoA-transferase family protein → MKPLERFTVLDLTRVRSGPAAVRQFADWGANVIKIEDPSLKEDDKPGGSAQVADYQNTHRNKKSITLNLKHPQGKALFLELVKKADVVVENYRPSVKHQLGIDYESLKKINPRIVYASVSGFGQDGPYSKRPGLDQIAQGIGGMMSVTGEPGRGPMRAGIPVADLTAGLFCAIGIFIALLEREQSGEGQWVQTSLLQSQVWMMDFQAMRWLMKKEIPAQSGNDHPTSSPTGVFPTQNGHMNIAAMGNDMFARLCKVIGAEELTSDARFVTVPLRAANRKALAEAIAQRTQSRPTEEWIALMNSEGVPCGPILTMDQTFQNEQVRHLEMAQHVKHPKLGDIQIMGQAVKFSRSTTGELTPAPEQGEHNDQIFASLGLSPEQIKTLKVDGVI, encoded by the coding sequence GTGAAGCCACTAGAACGTTTTACTGTCCTGGACCTGACTCGCGTCCGGTCGGGGCCCGCCGCGGTGCGGCAATTTGCGGACTGGGGCGCCAATGTCATCAAAATCGAAGACCCCAGCCTTAAAGAAGACGACAAACCCGGCGGCTCTGCCCAGGTTGCCGACTATCAAAACACGCACCGAAATAAAAAAAGCATCACCCTGAACCTGAAACACCCTCAAGGCAAGGCCTTGTTTCTGGAGCTTGTGAAAAAAGCCGATGTAGTCGTGGAAAATTATCGACCCAGCGTCAAGCATCAATTGGGGATCGATTATGAATCCCTGAAGAAGATCAACCCCCGCATCGTCTACGCCAGTGTTTCGGGTTTCGGCCAGGATGGCCCCTATAGCAAACGGCCCGGCCTGGATCAGATCGCGCAAGGCATAGGCGGCATGATGTCCGTCACCGGAGAACCCGGCCGCGGCCCCATGCGCGCCGGAATCCCTGTCGCCGATCTGACTGCCGGCCTGTTCTGCGCGATAGGGATTTTTATCGCCCTGTTGGAGCGCGAGCAGTCGGGCGAAGGCCAGTGGGTACAGACCTCACTCCTGCAATCGCAAGTCTGGATGATGGATTTTCAGGCTATGCGTTGGTTGATGAAGAAGGAAATTCCGGCTCAAAGCGGCAACGATCACCCTACCAGCAGCCCGACAGGCGTATTTCCTACTCAAAACGGCCATATGAACATTGCCGCCATGGGCAACGATATGTTCGCTCGCTTATGCAAAGTGATAGGGGCGGAAGAATTGACGAGCGATGCGCGGTTCGTAACCGTTCCCTTGCGCGCGGCAAACCGCAAGGCGCTGGCCGAGGCCATCGCACAGCGGACCCAATCGAGGCCAACCGAGGAATGGATCGCCTTGATGAACAGCGAAGGCGTCCCCTGCGGCCCCATCCTGACGATGGATCAAACATTCCAGAACGAGCAGGTACGGCATCTGGAGATGGCCCAGCATGTGAAACACCCCAAGCTGGGCGATATACAAATCATGGGACAAGCCGTGAAATTCAGCCGCTCAACAACAGGAGAATTGACACCGGCTCCGGAACAGGGCGAGCACAATGACCAGATTTTCGCCTCGCTTGGCCTGTCACCCGAACAAATCAAGACGCTGAAAGTCGACGGAGTGATTTAA
- a CDS encoding YifB family Mg chelatase-like AAA ATPase: MSLAVLASRALYGLEALPVRVEVHVGPGLPAFNVVGLPDTGVRESRERVRSAIISSGLEFPAGRITVNLAPADLPKESGRFDLPIALGVLLASGQVSVSDGGASGAAAEIDLSGYVFAGELSLTGAVVSVGAPLAIALAVARTEPSACLVLPTACAGVAARVPGLTVLAASSLLDVVAHFSGMANLPVAQAAVLPAGTPKAPCLSDVRGQTMARRALEIAAAGGHSLLMAGPPGTGKSMLAHRLPGLLPRLNSQQALEVAALSSISGREHSISNFPPFRAPHHSASAAALVGGGMYPKPGEISMAHHGVLFLDELPEFERRVLESLREPIETGWVSIARSSRTLMFPASFQLIAAMNPCPCGWLGHKRMRCVCSPDRIEKYRGKLSGPLLDRIDLQIALVAADGDWLEAPVGEASEPVRERVERCRERQIMRQAQPNAKLGVGDLDTYCVLEEGAKTLLKQAMLRWNWSARVVHRVLRVARTLADLSSLEVIGAMHIAEAIQYRQPWGSRPHD, encoded by the coding sequence ATGTCCTTGGCAGTGTTGGCGAGCCGGGCTTTATATGGCCTCGAGGCCTTGCCGGTACGCGTTGAGGTCCATGTGGGGCCAGGCCTGCCGGCCTTCAATGTCGTGGGCCTGCCCGATACCGGTGTGCGGGAAAGCCGCGAGCGTGTGCGTTCGGCGATTATCAGCAGCGGACTGGAATTTCCGGCCGGGCGCATCACGGTCAACCTGGCACCCGCCGATCTTCCCAAGGAATCGGGCCGTTTCGACCTCCCCATAGCGCTTGGAGTTCTGCTGGCTTCGGGCCAGGTTTCCGTCTCCGACGGCGGTGCGTCCGGAGCGGCGGCTGAAATCGATCTGTCCGGGTACGTATTTGCCGGCGAGCTGTCTCTGACCGGCGCGGTGGTCTCTGTCGGTGCGCCGCTGGCCATAGCGCTGGCCGTGGCGCGCACTGAGCCCTCGGCCTGCCTTGTATTGCCGACAGCCTGCGCAGGCGTCGCGGCTCGCGTGCCGGGCCTGACGGTGTTGGCGGCCAGTAGTCTGCTGGATGTTGTCGCGCATTTCTCGGGAATGGCCAATTTACCAGTGGCCCAGGCCGCCGTATTGCCTGCCGGTACACCCAAGGCGCCATGCCTGTCCGATGTGCGCGGGCAGACCATGGCTCGCCGCGCGCTGGAAATTGCGGCGGCGGGAGGGCATAGCTTGCTGATGGCGGGGCCTCCGGGAACCGGGAAAAGCATGCTGGCGCACCGCCTGCCGGGTTTGCTGCCGCGCTTGAACTCGCAGCAGGCCCTTGAAGTGGCTGCCTTGAGCAGTATCAGCGGCCGCGAGCACTCCATCAGTAATTTTCCGCCATTTCGAGCGCCCCATCACTCCGCCTCCGCGGCGGCTTTGGTGGGCGGGGGCATGTATCCCAAACCGGGCGAAATCAGCATGGCTCATCACGGGGTTCTGTTCCTCGACGAGTTGCCCGAGTTCGAGCGGCGCGTGCTGGAATCCCTGCGCGAACCCATCGAAACAGGCTGGGTCTCGATTGCCCGTTCATCGAGAACACTTATGTTTCCCGCTTCCTTTCAACTGATTGCGGCCATGAATCCTTGTCCTTGCGGCTGGCTGGGACATAAAAGGATGCGTTGCGTATGCAGCCCGGATCGAATTGAAAAGTATCGCGGCAAACTGTCGGGGCCCTTGCTCGACCGTATCGACCTGCAAATAGCATTGGTTGCGGCCGATGGCGACTGGCTGGAAGCTCCTGTAGGTGAAGCCTCCGAGCCGGTGCGCGAGCGGGTGGAGCGCTGCCGCGAGCGTCAGATCATGCGGCAGGCTCAACCCAATGCCAAACTCGGTGTTGGCGATCTGGATACATATTGCGTGTTGGAAGAGGGTGCCAAAACACTGCTCAAGCAGGCCATGCTGCGCTGGAATTGGTCGGCGCGCGTGGTGCATCGTGTGCTGCGGGTAGCGCGCACGCTGGCCGACCTGAGCTCGCTCGAAGTCATCGGGGCAATGCACATTGCAGAGGCGATACAATATCGCCAGCCATGGGGAAGCCGCCCCCATGATTGA
- the rplT gene encoding 50S ribosomal protein L20 produces the protein MPRVKRGVTARARHKKVIKAAKGYRGRRGNVFRVAKQAVMRAGQYAYRDRRNKKRTFRALWITRINAACRELGVSYSVFIAGTKKASIELDRKVLADMAVHDKAGFAAVVAQAKSALAA, from the coding sequence ATGCCTCGCGTAAAACGCGGCGTTACTGCCCGTGCTCGTCACAAAAAAGTTATTAAAGCAGCTAAAGGTTATCGCGGTCGCCGCGGTAATGTATTCCGGGTCGCCAAGCAGGCGGTCATGCGTGCCGGTCAGTATGCTTACCGCGACCGCCGCAACAAGAAACGCACGTTCCGTGCTCTTTGGATCACGCGTATCAATGCGGCTTGCCGTGAACTCGGTGTTTCTTACAGCGTGTTCATCGCCGGTACGAAAAAAGCCTCTATTGAATTGGATCGTAAAGTACTGGCCGACATGGCTGTGCACGACAAAGCCGGTTTTGCCGCCGTCGTTGCTCAAGCTAAATCCGCTTTAGCTGCCTGA